From Cellulomonas fimi ATCC 484, a single genomic window includes:
- a CDS encoding DUF4177 domain-containing protein has product MATQQWEYATVPLIIHATKAILDQWGADGWELVQVIQGPDAGLVAYLKRPKQA; this is encoded by the coding sequence ATGGCCACGCAGCAGTGGGAGTACGCCACCGTTCCGCTCATCATCCACGCCACCAAGGCGATCCTCGACCAGTGGGGTGCCGACGGCTGGGAGCTCGTCCAGGTGATCCAGGGGCCCGACGCGGGTCTCGTCGCCTACCTCAAGCGCCCGAAGCAGGCCTGA
- a CDS encoding WhiB family transcriptional regulator: MEGAAQREARSVCTGCPVRLECLADALDNRMDFGVWGGMTERERRALLRRRPEVRSWRAELVGTEVVPTPVR; encoded by the coding sequence GTGGAGGGCGCCGCCCAGCGCGAGGCCCGGTCCGTCTGCACCGGCTGCCCCGTGCGGCTGGAGTGCCTCGCCGACGCGCTCGACAACCGTATGGACTTCGGCGTCTGGGGCGGGATGACGGAGCGCGAGCGGCGCGCCCTGCTGCGTCGACGGCCCGAGGTCCGGTCGTGGCGGGCAGAGCTCGTGGGCACCGAGGTGGTCCCGACGCCGGTCCGGTGA
- a CDS encoding penicillin-binding protein — MPHPPRARGRQVNLFQALALLLSFVLVAGVGGVLGAGLLLPAVTVANGVTDMTVTAFDDLPTELEPTKLPEKSVILAADGTLLATFFDEDRVVVPQSEISIHLQNAVIAVEDKRFRQHAGVDPTGMLRAAVQGQVGSGDSQQGASTLTQQYVKNVLIQAAQKLPTRAEQQAAMTAATVAEGPEGYARKLREAKLAITLEKQMTKDEILEKYLNIAQFGIKVYGAEAAAQYYFSKPAKDLTYLEAATIAGITQSPSLWDPSRDPVKSQERRDVVLFTMHEQGYITDEEYEAGLATPVADTLHLKPLRIGCVAASDAVPGAGYFCDYVTKVIVNDPAFGAERKDRESLLYQGGLTITTTLDPARQAIADAEVKAAVPVDDSSQLGHALVSVEPGTGKIVAMAQNRIYAPVAANAGEEPVNYNTDFAYGASGGFNPGSTYKPFTLLTWLSKGHSLYESVNGAERQLNLNQFRACGGKWSNNEPWKPNNSEGSGSMMTVLDATRNSVNLAYLSMAMELDMCDIADTASSIGVHIAKPRTADQGSNERLLAGTNGPGLNPSNVLGTDEVAPLTMAAAFATFASGGTYCTPIAITSVLDTDGNPLPVPDAQCHQAIPANLANTMNFALSGVWNGTASTVDAPPFPSAGKTGTTSENEQTWFVGYTPRLSTAVWLGDPKQSKRQVKNMYVGPTWVRRAYGATVSAPTWRRFMVQALASGDNPGFAAPDDKLVFGERVGVPSVVGRSEGDARAILEQRGFRVSVDPTQIPSGQAAGTVAEQSPSGTATKGSTITLRISNGQGGGQPQQPGPGPGGGGDGGPGNGRGNP, encoded by the coding sequence ATGCCTCATCCTCCGCGCGCGCGCGGCCGTCAGGTCAACCTCTTCCAGGCGCTGGCGCTGCTGCTGTCGTTCGTGCTCGTCGCCGGTGTCGGCGGCGTGCTCGGCGCCGGCCTGCTGCTGCCCGCGGTGACGGTCGCCAACGGGGTCACGGACATGACCGTGACCGCGTTCGACGACCTCCCGACGGAGCTCGAGCCGACCAAGCTGCCGGAGAAGTCCGTGATCCTCGCGGCCGACGGCACGCTGCTCGCGACGTTCTTCGACGAGGACCGCGTCGTGGTGCCGCAGTCGGAGATCTCGATCCACCTGCAGAACGCGGTGATCGCGGTCGAGGACAAGCGCTTCCGGCAGCACGCGGGCGTCGACCCGACGGGCATGCTGCGCGCCGCGGTCCAGGGGCAGGTCGGCTCCGGCGACAGCCAGCAGGGCGCGTCGACGCTCACGCAGCAGTACGTCAAGAACGTGCTGATCCAGGCCGCGCAGAAGCTGCCGACGCGCGCCGAGCAGCAGGCCGCGATGACCGCTGCGACCGTCGCCGAGGGGCCGGAGGGGTACGCGCGCAAGCTCCGCGAGGCGAAGCTCGCCATCACGCTCGAGAAGCAGATGACGAAGGACGAGATCCTCGAGAAGTACCTCAACATCGCGCAGTTCGGCATCAAGGTCTACGGCGCCGAGGCCGCCGCGCAGTACTACTTCAGCAAGCCTGCGAAGGACCTCACCTACCTCGAGGCCGCCACGATCGCGGGCATCACGCAGAGCCCGTCGCTGTGGGACCCGTCGCGCGACCCGGTGAAGTCGCAGGAGCGGCGCGACGTCGTGCTGTTCACGATGCACGAGCAGGGCTACATCACCGACGAGGAGTACGAGGCCGGCCTGGCCACGCCCGTCGCGGACACCCTGCACCTCAAGCCGCTGCGGATCGGGTGCGTCGCCGCGAGCGACGCGGTGCCGGGCGCGGGCTACTTCTGCGACTACGTCACCAAGGTCATCGTCAACGACCCGGCGTTCGGTGCGGAGCGCAAGGACCGCGAGTCGCTGCTCTACCAGGGCGGCCTGACGATCACGACGACGCTCGACCCGGCCCGGCAGGCGATCGCCGACGCCGAGGTCAAGGCGGCGGTCCCGGTCGACGACTCGAGCCAGCTCGGGCACGCGCTCGTGAGCGTCGAGCCGGGCACCGGCAAGATCGTCGCGATGGCGCAGAACCGCATCTACGCGCCCGTCGCCGCGAACGCCGGCGAGGAGCCGGTCAACTACAACACCGACTTCGCGTACGGCGCGTCCGGCGGCTTCAACCCCGGTTCGACGTACAAGCCGTTCACGCTGCTGACGTGGCTGTCCAAGGGGCACAGCCTGTACGAGTCGGTCAACGGCGCCGAGCGGCAGCTCAACCTCAACCAGTTCCGCGCGTGCGGCGGCAAGTGGTCGAACAACGAGCCGTGGAAGCCCAACAACTCCGAGGGCAGCGGCAGCATGATGACGGTGCTCGACGCGACCCGGAACTCGGTCAACCTCGCGTACCTGTCGATGGCCATGGAGCTCGACATGTGCGACATCGCCGACACCGCGTCGAGCATCGGCGTGCACATCGCCAAGCCGCGCACCGCCGACCAGGGCAGCAACGAGCGCCTGCTCGCCGGCACGAACGGCCCGGGCCTCAACCCGTCGAACGTCCTCGGCACCGACGAGGTCGCGCCCCTGACGATGGCGGCGGCGTTCGCGACGTTCGCCTCGGGCGGCACGTACTGCACCCCGATCGCCATCACGAGCGTCCTGGACACCGACGGCAACCCGCTCCCCGTGCCGGACGCGCAGTGCCACCAGGCGATCCCCGCCAACCTCGCCAACACGATGAACTTCGCCCTGAGCGGCGTGTGGAACGGCACGGCCAGCACGGTCGACGCGCCGCCCTTCCCGTCCGCCGGCAAGACGGGCACGACCAGCGAGAACGAGCAGACCTGGTTCGTCGGCTACACGCCGCGCCTGTCGACGGCCGTGTGGCTGGGCGACCCGAAGCAGTCGAAGCGCCAGGTCAAGAACATGTACGTCGGGCCGACCTGGGTGCGACGCGCCTACGGTGCGACCGTCTCGGCGCCGACGTGGCGGCGGTTCATGGTCCAGGCGCTCGCGAGCGGTGACAACCCCGGCTTCGCGGCCCCCGACGACAAGCTCGTGTTCGGCGAGCGCGTGGGTGTCCCGAGCGTCGTCGGCCGGAGCGAGGGCGACGCGCGGGCGATCCTCGAGCAGCGCGGCTTCCGCGTGTCCGTGGACCCGACGCAGATCCCCTCCGGCCAGGCCGCGGGGACGGTCGCCGAGCAGAGCCCGTCCGGCACCGCCACGAAGGGGTCGACGATCACGCTGCGGATCTCCAACGGGCAGGGCGGCGGCCAGCCGCAGCAGCCCGGACCGGGACCGGGCGGAGGCGGCGACGGAGGGCCCGGCAACGGCCGGGGCAACCCGTGA
- a CDS encoding metallophosphoesterase, protein MTATLPRALGAVALAGAGALAWSLVEARWYTLREVTVPVLPSGQDPLRVLHLSDLHLTPGQRRKVDWVRDLASLDPHLVVDTGDNWAHLDAMTSLLDALEPHLARPGAFVLGSNDYYAPRAKNPARYLLPDSRGDAPARPVELPWRELVARFSAAGWIDLTNRRDVLKVDGRVLSLVGTDDAHLDRDRFPAAGGDDDVRGGSVPIDLHLGVTHAPYRRVLDAMHADDVDVTIAGHTHGGQLAVPLWGALVTNCDLDTRRAKGLHGWPGPRPDRTGGAGSSWLHVSAGLGTSPYAPVRFACRPEATLLTFVAA, encoded by the coding sequence GTGACCGCCACGCTCCCGCGGGCGCTCGGCGCCGTCGCCCTCGCCGGTGCCGGTGCGCTCGCCTGGTCGCTCGTCGAGGCGCGCTGGTACACCCTGCGCGAGGTGACCGTGCCGGTGCTGCCCTCCGGGCAGGACCCGCTGCGGGTGCTGCACCTGTCCGACCTGCACCTCACCCCGGGCCAGCGCCGCAAGGTCGACTGGGTCCGCGACCTCGCGTCGCTCGACCCCCACCTCGTCGTCGACACGGGCGACAACTGGGCGCACCTCGACGCCATGACCTCGCTGCTCGACGCCCTCGAGCCGCACCTGGCCCGCCCGGGAGCGTTCGTGCTCGGCTCGAACGACTACTACGCCCCGCGGGCCAAGAACCCGGCCCGGTACCTGCTGCCGGACTCCCGCGGCGACGCCCCGGCACGCCCCGTGGAGCTGCCGTGGCGCGAGCTCGTCGCGCGCTTCTCGGCCGCCGGCTGGATCGACCTGACCAACCGGCGCGACGTGCTCAAGGTCGACGGGCGCGTGCTCTCCCTGGTCGGGACGGACGACGCGCACCTCGACCGCGACCGCTTCCCCGCGGCGGGCGGCGACGACGACGTGCGCGGCGGCTCCGTCCCGATCGACCTGCACCTCGGCGTCACGCACGCGCCCTACCGCCGGGTGCTCGACGCGATGCACGCCGACGACGTCGACGTCACGATCGCGGGCCACACGCACGGCGGCCAGCTCGCCGTCCCGCTGTGGGGCGCCCTGGTGACGAACTGCGACCTCGACACGCGCCGCGCGAAGGGTCTGCACGGCTGGCCGGGCCCGCGCCCCGACCGCACCGGCGGCGCGGGGTCGTCCTGGCTGCACGTATCGGCGGGCCTCGGCACGTCCCCGTACGCCCCCGTGCGGTTCGCGTGCCGGCCCGAGGCGACGCTGCTCACGTTCGTCGCCGCCTGA
- a CDS encoding GNAT family N-acetyltransferase, producing the protein MPLIPAPVVPSGLWGARPQPVLTAEGLLLRPWAADDAPAVRAAYDDPAIRRWHARTMADDAEAVAWIDGKNAAWREERSVEWAVVEPDEAGGSGGGGSGGALVGRVALTHITLFEGYAALAYWTVPAARGRRVAVRAGREALRWAFTDLGLHRVEVEHSTRNLASCRVADLLGCTAEGVRRGHALHADGHHDMHLHARLRTDPTPS; encoded by the coding sequence GTGCCGCTGATCCCCGCACCCGTCGTCCCGTCCGGCCTGTGGGGTGCGCGACCGCAGCCCGTGCTCACCGCCGAGGGGCTGCTGCTGCGCCCCTGGGCGGCGGACGACGCGCCCGCCGTGCGGGCCGCCTACGACGACCCCGCGATCCGCCGGTGGCACGCCCGCACGATGGCGGACGACGCCGAGGCGGTCGCGTGGATCGACGGCAAGAACGCCGCGTGGCGCGAGGAGCGCTCGGTGGAGTGGGCCGTCGTGGAGCCGGACGAGGCCGGCGGGTCCGGGGGCGGAGGCTCCGGCGGGGCGCTCGTCGGACGCGTCGCCCTCACGCACATCACGCTCTTCGAGGGCTACGCCGCGCTGGCGTACTGGACGGTGCCCGCAGCCCGGGGGCGGCGCGTCGCCGTCCGGGCGGGCCGCGAGGCGCTGCGGTGGGCGTTCACCGACCTCGGCCTGCACCGGGTCGAGGTCGAGCACTCCACGCGCAACCTGGCGTCGTGCCGGGTCGCCGACCTGCTCGGCTGCACGGCCGAGGGCGTGCGCCGGGGCCACGCGCTGCACGCCGACGGCCACCACGACATGCACCTGCACGCCCGCCTGCGCACCGACCCCACCCCGTCGTGA
- a CDS encoding DUF4097 family beta strand repeat-containing protein — translation MTTPTLDKPPTTAPTADVAATRTPLGRALTWTGAVLGGVTLLWGGVQVADLVVSRTMTEHATYASADVVELVADGRVTVSGTSGSSVDVVRTQRGGFSMPTYEVDEGDDRLVVRNRCSWWFGSCSGSLDVDLPAGTQVVVRTSNGEVRATGVAGPLDLQTSDGGIEVVQADGDVTLRSSNGAIVVNDVDGSLTARTSDGRIDVDDVRGDVAVVTSNGGVQVGRVDGDAQVRTSDGRIDVADIGGSLQAVTSNGGVTVQDVRGDAAVRSSDGGLDVAAVQGNVEAVTSNGHVTVFGTGEPVALTISTSNGRQVVDAPTDPSAFRSVVIRSSDGNVAYLGPRGS, via the coding sequence ATGACCACGCCCACGCTCGACAAGCCCCCGACCACTGCGCCGACGGCCGACGTCGCCGCGACCCGCACCCCGCTCGGTCGCGCCCTGACCTGGACCGGCGCCGTCCTCGGCGGCGTCACGCTCCTGTGGGGCGGCGTGCAGGTGGCCGACCTGGTCGTCTCCCGCACGATGACCGAGCACGCGACCTACGCGTCCGCCGACGTCGTCGAGCTCGTCGCCGACGGCCGCGTGACCGTCTCCGGCACGAGCGGCTCGTCCGTCGACGTCGTGCGCACCCAGCGCGGCGGGTTCTCCATGCCGACCTACGAGGTCGACGAGGGCGACGACCGCCTCGTCGTGCGCAACCGCTGCTCGTGGTGGTTCGGCTCGTGCTCCGGCTCGCTCGACGTCGACCTGCCCGCCGGCACGCAGGTCGTCGTCCGCACGTCGAACGGCGAGGTCCGTGCCACGGGCGTCGCCGGGCCGCTGGACCTGCAGACGTCCGACGGCGGGATCGAGGTCGTGCAGGCCGACGGCGACGTCACGCTGCGCTCCAGCAACGGCGCGATCGTCGTGAACGACGTCGACGGGTCGCTCACGGCCCGCACGAGCGACGGGCGGATCGACGTGGACGACGTGCGCGGCGACGTCGCGGTCGTGACCAGCAACGGCGGCGTGCAGGTGGGCCGCGTCGACGGCGACGCGCAGGTCCGGACCAGTGACGGGCGCATCGACGTCGCCGACATCGGCGGCAGCCTGCAGGCCGTGACCAGCAACGGCGGCGTGACCGTGCAGGACGTGCGCGGGGACGCGGCGGTCCGCTCCAGCGACGGCGGGCTCGACGTCGCCGCCGTGCAGGGGAACGTCGAGGCGGTGACCAGCAACGGTCACGTCACGGTCTTCGGCACGGGCGAGCCGGTCGCCCTGACCATCTCGACGTCGAACGGCCGGCAGGTCGTCGACGCCCCGACCGACCCGTCGGCGTTCCGCTCCGTCGTCATCCGCTCGTCGGACGGCAACGTCGCCTACCTGGGGCCCCGCGGCTCCTGA
- a CDS encoding response regulator transcription factor translates to MRIVIAEDSVLLRDGLSRLLTAEGHDVTGYPSADELVAALGPTGADLPDVLVTDVRMPPTHTDEGLRAAVHLRSVHRRLPILVLSQYVEQRYAAELFAGDVRGLGYVLKDRVADVDEFLDALGRVSTGGTVIDPEVVAQILARTRSTGLETLTPRERDVLGLMAEGRSNTAIAERLVVGLPAVEKHVTSILTKLGLPPDSDDHRRVLAVLRWLEHGPTAAQPGPAVTPPRGIGTGR, encoded by the coding sequence GTGCGCATCGTGATCGCGGAGGACTCCGTCCTCCTGAGGGACGGCCTGTCCCGCCTGCTGACCGCCGAGGGCCACGACGTCACCGGCTACCCGTCGGCGGACGAGCTGGTCGCCGCGCTCGGCCCCACCGGCGCCGACCTGCCCGACGTGCTCGTCACGGACGTCCGGATGCCGCCCACGCACACCGACGAGGGCCTGCGGGCCGCCGTCCACCTGCGCAGCGTGCACCGCCGCCTGCCGATCCTCGTGCTGTCCCAGTACGTCGAGCAGCGGTACGCGGCCGAGCTGTTCGCGGGCGACGTCCGCGGCCTCGGCTACGTGCTCAAGGACCGCGTCGCCGACGTCGACGAGTTCCTCGACGCGCTGGGCCGCGTCTCCACCGGCGGGACGGTCATCGACCCCGAGGTCGTGGCGCAGATCCTCGCCCGCACCCGCAGCACCGGCCTCGAGACCCTCACGCCGCGCGAGCGGGACGTCCTCGGGCTCATGGCCGAGGGGCGCTCCAACACCGCCATCGCCGAACGCCTCGTCGTCGGGCTCCCCGCCGTCGAGAAGCACGTCACCTCGATCCTCACCAAGCTCGGCCTGCCCCCCGACAGCGACGACCACCGTCGCGTGCTCGCGGTCCTGCGCTGGCTCGAGCACGGACCCACCGCCGCCCAGCCCGGTCCTGCCGTCACGCCGCCCCGCGGCATCGGCACCGGCCGCTGA
- a CDS encoding sensor histidine kinase, with amino-acid sequence MATTTTPTPAPGAPVDDLRVVAPAFASSRDLLAAPYSGATWRAVAQLVIGWPWLLTIGLLVLTWTLTSIVLVPVFGVGLPMLLAGLVVGAWCARVERARLGAQTGALIPAPTYRRADRPGWWRWGTWRAVLSDGRMWAHQAYAVVAMSVSSLGWALMVGLGGLGLAAIAFPFYGAGSAVDDWSRLPWPLAVVAAVLVGVALVWLAALVAQGTALLTVRLARGMLGATAQSEALRQARAAADAARHDADRAQVRAEHLQETRTAAVGAADEERRRIERDLHDGAQQRLVALGVELGVAKRHATRDPDAAAAALDYAHREVKETLAELRDLVRGIHPAVLTDRGLDAALSALAARTPLAVTVDVPEPATLAVAQPGAQAAAYFVVAEALTNATKHAGAQSVLVEATVVHRPDGSVLRVVVADDGKGGATAAPGSGLDGLRSRVEALDGTFDLDSPAGGGTRLTVEVPCAS; translated from the coding sequence ATGGCCACAACGACCACCCCGACGCCCGCCCCGGGTGCACCGGTCGACGACCTGCGTGTCGTCGCACCGGCTTTCGCCTCGTCCCGCGACCTGCTCGCCGCCCCGTACTCCGGCGCGACGTGGCGGGCCGTCGCCCAGCTCGTGATCGGCTGGCCGTGGCTGCTGACGATCGGGCTCCTGGTCCTCACCTGGACGCTCACGTCGATCGTGCTCGTGCCCGTGTTCGGGGTCGGCCTGCCGATGCTCCTCGCCGGACTGGTCGTCGGCGCGTGGTGCGCCCGGGTCGAGCGGGCCCGGCTCGGCGCGCAGACGGGCGCGCTGATCCCCGCACCGACGTACCGTCGGGCCGACCGGCCGGGCTGGTGGCGCTGGGGCACGTGGCGCGCGGTGCTCTCCGACGGGCGCATGTGGGCGCACCAGGCCTACGCGGTCGTCGCGATGAGTGTCTCGTCGCTCGGCTGGGCGCTCATGGTCGGCCTCGGCGGGCTGGGTCTCGCCGCGATCGCCTTCCCCTTCTACGGCGCAGGCTCCGCCGTGGACGACTGGTCGCGGCTCCCATGGCCGCTCGCCGTCGTCGCCGCCGTCCTGGTCGGCGTCGCGCTCGTGTGGCTCGCCGCGCTCGTCGCGCAGGGCACCGCGCTGCTGACCGTCCGGCTCGCCCGGGGGATGCTCGGCGCGACCGCGCAGTCCGAGGCGCTGCGCCAGGCACGGGCCGCCGCCGACGCCGCCCGGCACGACGCGGACCGCGCCCAGGTGCGGGCCGAGCACCTCCAGGAGACCCGCACCGCCGCGGTCGGCGCCGCCGACGAGGAGCGCCGCCGGATCGAGCGCGACCTGCACGACGGCGCGCAGCAGCGGCTCGTCGCGCTCGGTGTCGAGCTCGGCGTCGCCAAGCGGCACGCCACCCGCGACCCGGACGCCGCCGCGGCGGCGCTCGACTACGCGCACCGCGAGGTCAAGGAGACCTTGGCCGAGCTCCGTGACCTGGTCCGCGGCATCCACCCTGCCGTCCTCACCGACCGCGGCCTCGACGCCGCCCTGTCGGCGCTGGCCGCGCGCACACCCCTGGCGGTCACGGTCGACGTGCCCGAACCCGCGACGCTCGCCGTCGCCCAGCCCGGTGCGCAGGCCGCCGCGTACTTCGTCGTGGCCGAGGCCCTGACCAACGCCACGAAGCACGCCGGCGCCCAGTCGGTGCTCGTCGAGGCGACCGTGGTGCACCGTCCCGACGGCTCCGTCCTGCGGGTCGTCGTCGCGGACGACGGGAAGGGCGGCGCGACCGCCGCGCCCGGCAGCGGCCTCGACGGGCTCCGCAGCCGCGTCGAGGCGCTCGACGGCACGTTCGACCTCGACAGTCCCGCCGGTGGCGGGACGCGACTCACCGTGGAGGTGCCGTGCGCATCGTGA
- a CDS encoding glycoside hydrolase family 48 protein → MSSTTRRRSAWVAAATVGVSSFLAVAGITPAIAAAGAGQPATVTVPAASPVRAAVDGEYAQRFLAQYDKIKDPANGYFSAQGIPYHAVETLMVEAPDYGHETTSEAYSYWLWLEALYGQVTQDWAPLNHAWDTMEKYMIPQSVDQPTNSFYNPNSPATYAPEFNHPSSYPSQLNSGISGGTDPIGAELKATYGNADVYQMHWLADVDNIYGFGATPGAGCTLGPTATGTSFINTFQRGPQESVWETVPQPSCEEFKYGGKNGYLDLFTKDASYAKQWKYTSASDADARAVEAVYWANQWATEQGKAADVAATVAKAAKMGDYLRYTLFDKYFKKIGCTSPTCAAGQGREAAHYLLSWYMAWGGATDTSSGWAWRIGSSHAHFGYQNPLAAWALSTDPKLTPKSPTAKADWAASMQRQLEFYTWLQASNGGIAGGATNSWDGAYAQPPAGTPTFYGMGYTEAPVYVDPPSNRWFGMQAWGVQRVAELYYASGNAQAKKILDKWVPWVVANISTDGASWKVPSELKWTGKPDTWNAAAPTGNPGLTVEVTSYGQDVGVAADTARALLFYAAKSGDTASRDKAKALLDAIWANNQDPLGVSAVETRGDYKRFDDTYVANGDGIYIPSGWTGTMPNGDVIKPGVSFLDIRSFYKKDPNWSKVQTFLDGGAEPQFRYHRFWAQTAVAGALADYARLFDDGTTTPDTTAPTVPTGLQAGVVTSTEATISWTASTDDTRVTGYDVYRGATKVGTATTTSFTDTGLTASTAYAYTVRAFDAAGNVSAPSAALTVTTKATPSDTTAPSVPAITSSSSTANSVTIGWSASTDNAGGSGLAGYDVYRGATRVAQTTALTFTDTGLTASTAYEYTVRARDVAGNVSAPSTAVSVTTKSDTTPDTTAPSVPAGLAAMTVTETSVALTWNASTDTGGSGLKGYDVYRGATRVGSTTTASYTDTGLTAATAYQYTVRATDNAGNVSAASAALSVTTKTPQTGGSCSVAYNASSWNSGFTASVRITNTGTTTINGWSLGFDLTAGQKVQQGWSATWTQSGSTVTATNAPWNGTLAPGQTVDVGFNGSHTGQNPNPASFTLNGASCT, encoded by the coding sequence ATGTCGTCAACGACCCGCCGGCGATCCGCCTGGGTGGCAGCAGCCACCGTAGGCGTCTCGTCGTTCTTGGCGGTCGCCGGGATCACCCCCGCGATCGCCGCGGCCGGAGCGGGACAACCCGCCACGGTCACCGTCCCCGCGGCCTCCCCGGTCCGCGCCGCCGTGGACGGCGAGTACGCGCAGCGGTTCCTCGCGCAGTACGACAAGATCAAGGACCCCGCCAACGGGTACTTCAGCGCGCAGGGCATCCCGTACCACGCCGTCGAGACCCTCATGGTGGAGGCGCCCGACTACGGCCACGAGACGACGTCCGAGGCGTACTCCTACTGGCTGTGGCTCGAGGCGCTCTACGGCCAGGTCACCCAGGACTGGGCACCGCTCAACCACGCCTGGGACACCATGGAGAAGTACATGATCCCCCAGTCGGTGGATCAGCCCACGAACTCCTTCTACAACCCCAACTCGCCGGCCACCTACGCGCCCGAGTTCAACCACCCGAGCAGCTACCCGTCGCAGCTCAACAGCGGCATCAGCGGCGGCACCGACCCGATCGGCGCCGAGCTCAAGGCGACGTACGGCAACGCGGACGTCTACCAGATGCACTGGCTGGCCGACGTCGACAACATCTACGGCTTCGGCGCGACGCCGGGCGCGGGCTGCACGCTCGGCCCGACCGCGACCGGCACGTCGTTCATCAACACCTTCCAGCGCGGCCCGCAGGAGTCGGTCTGGGAGACCGTCCCGCAGCCGTCCTGCGAGGAGTTCAAGTACGGCGGCAAGAACGGGTACCTCGACCTCTTCACGAAGGACGCGTCGTACGCGAAGCAGTGGAAGTACACCTCGGCGTCCGACGCCGACGCCCGCGCTGTCGAGGCCGTGTACTGGGCCAACCAGTGGGCGACCGAGCAGGGCAAGGCCGCCGACGTCGCCGCGACCGTGGCCAAGGCCGCCAAGATGGGCGACTACCTGCGGTACACGCTGTTCGACAAGTACTTCAAGAAGATCGGCTGCACCTCGCCCACCTGCGCCGCAGGCCAGGGCCGTGAGGCCGCGCACTACCTGCTCTCCTGGTACATGGCGTGGGGCGGCGCGACCGACACCAGCTCCGGCTGGGCGTGGCGCATCGGCTCGTCGCACGCGCACTTCGGCTACCAGAACCCGCTCGCCGCGTGGGCGCTGTCGACGGACCCGAAGCTGACGCCGAAGTCGCCGACCGCCAAGGCGGACTGGGCGGCCTCGATGCAGCGCCAGCTCGAGTTCTACACGTGGCTGCAGGCGTCCAACGGCGGCATCGCCGGCGGCGCGACCAACAGCTGGGACGGCGCCTACGCGCAGCCCCCGGCCGGCACGCCCACGTTCTACGGCATGGGCTACACCGAGGCGCCCGTCTACGTCGACCCGCCGTCGAACCGCTGGTTCGGCATGCAGGCGTGGGGCGTGCAGCGCGTCGCCGAGCTCTACTACGCGTCGGGCAACGCGCAGGCCAAGAAGATCCTCGACAAGTGGGTCCCGTGGGTCGTCGCGAACATCTCGACCGACGGTGCGAGCTGGAAGGTCCCGAGCGAGCTCAAGTGGACCGGCAAGCCCGACACGTGGAACGCCGCCGCACCGACCGGCAACCCCGGCCTCACGGTCGAGGTGACGAGCTACGGCCAGGACGTCGGCGTCGCCGCCGACACCGCCCGCGCCCTGCTCTTCTACGCCGCCAAGTCCGGCGACACCGCGTCCCGCGACAAGGCGAAGGCGCTGCTCGACGCCATCTGGGCCAACAACCAGGACCCGCTGGGCGTGTCCGCGGTCGAGACCCGCGGCGACTACAAGCGGTTCGACGACACCTACGTCGCCAACGGTGACGGCATCTACATCCCGTCCGGCTGGACCGGCACGATGCCCAACGGCGACGTCATCAAGCCGGGTGTCTCGTTCCTCGACATCCGCAGCTTCTACAAGAAGGACCCGAACTGGTCCAAGGTGCAGACGTTCCTCGACGGCGGCGCGGAGCCGCAGTTCCGGTACCACCGGTTCTGGGCCCAGACGGCCGTCGCGGGTGCGCTCGCGGACTACGCGCGGCTCTTCGACGACGGCACCACGACGCCTGACACGACGGCGCCGACGGTCCCGACGGGCCTGCAGGCGGGCGTCGTCACCTCGACCGAGGCGACGATCTCCTGGACGGCCTCGACGGACGACACCCGCGTCACGGGCTACGACGTGTACCGCGGCGCCACGAAGGTCGGCACCGCCACCACGACGTCGTTCACCGACACGGGCCTGACCGCCTCGACGGCGTACGCGTACACCGTCCGGGCGTTCGACGCGGCCGGCAACGTCTCGGCACCGTCCGCGGCGCTCACCGTCACGACCAAGGCCACGCCGTCCGACACGACCGCTCCGAGCGTCCCGGCGATCACGTCGAGCTCGAGCACGGCGAACAGCGTGACCATCGGCTGGTCGGCCTCGACCGACAACGCCGGCGGCTCGGGCCTCGCCGGGTACGACGTGTACCGCGGTGCGACCCGCGTGGCGCAGACGACCGCGCTCACGTTCACCGACACGGGCCTGACCGCCTCGACCGCGTACGAGTACACGGTCCGGGCGCGGGACGTCGCCGGCAACGTGTCGGCCCCGTCGACGGCCGTCTCGGTCACGACGAAGTCCGACACCACGCCGGACACGACGGCGCCGAGCGTGCCCGCGGGCCTCGCCGCGATGACCGTCACGGAGACGAGCGTCGCGCTCACCTGGAACGCGTCGACCGACACAGGCGGCTCGGGCCTCAAGGGCTACGACGTCTACCGCGGCGCCACCAGGGTCGGCTCGACGACCACCGCGTCGTACACCGACACCGGCCTCACGGCGGCGACGGCGTACCAGTACACGGTCCGGGCCACGGACAACGCGGGCAACGTCTCCGCCGCGTCGGCCGCCCTGTCCGTCACCACGAAGACGCCGCAGACCGGCGGCTCGTGCTCGGTGGCCTACAACGCCAGCAGCTGGAACAGCGGCTTCACGGCGTCGGTCCGGATCACCAACACCGGCACGACGACGATCAACGGCTGGAGCCTCGGCTTCGACCTGACGGCGGGCCAGAAGGTGCAGCAGGGCTGGAGCGCGACCTGGACGCAGTCCGGGTCCACCGTGACGGCGACCAACGCACCCTGGAACGGGACCCTGGCCCCGGGCCAGACCGTCGACGTCGGCTTCAACGGCTCCCACACGGGCCAGAACCCGAACCCGGCGTCGTTCACGCTCAACGGCGCGTCCTGCACGTGA